Proteins from one Acropora muricata isolate sample 2 chromosome 9, ASM3666990v1, whole genome shotgun sequence genomic window:
- the LOC136928109 gene encoding uncharacterized protein isoform X1: MDANGSKILRKIVCTFFWSKGDHYCSENKLLLNYHFIFGLWKVLSDNSLSHKVLISVSYSFIDSGDKEEGAFCVECVVSPFLPPYFPPFISVMSACLLVVVGAHGCSVLPKLSRGMCFGDFFLFFALGNGAHNIFHPLLFQKALDVLQLWTCKVSPISASWC, translated from the exons ATGGACGCTAATGGTAGTAAGATATTGCGCAAAATTGTTTGTACCTTTTTCTGGTCAAAAGGCGACCATTACTGTTCTGAGAACAAGCTTCTCCTCAATTATCATTTCATTTTCGGACTGTGGAAAGTTCTGTCGGACAACAGTTTGTCACACAAAGTGTTGATATCAGTTTCGTATTCATTCATTGACTCTGGTGATAAG GAAGAAGGAGCATTTTGTGTGGAATGTGTGGTCTCCCCCTTCCTCCCCCCTTACTTTCCACCGTTTATCAGTGTGATGAGTGCCTGTCTTCTAGTGgtcgtgggggctcatggctgcagtgttctccctaagctcagcag GGGCATGTGTTTTGGtgacttttttttattctttgctttGGGAAATGGAGCTCACAATATATTCCATCCACTGCTGTTTCAAAAAGCATTGGATGTTTTGCAGCTTTGGACTTGTAAAG tgtccccaattagtgcctCTTGGTGCTAG
- the LOC136928109 gene encoding uncharacterized protein isoform X2: MDANGSKILRKIVCTFFWSKGDHYCSENKLLLNYHFIFGLWKVLSDNSLSHKVLISVSYSFIDSGDKEEGAFCVECVVSPFLPPYFPPFISVMSACLLVVVGAHGCSVLPKLSRGMCFGDFFLFFALGNGAHNIFHPLLFQKALDVLQLWTCKGEKKRKL, encoded by the exons ATGGACGCTAATGGTAGTAAGATATTGCGCAAAATTGTTTGTACCTTTTTCTGGTCAAAAGGCGACCATTACTGTTCTGAGAACAAGCTTCTCCTCAATTATCATTTCATTTTCGGACTGTGGAAAGTTCTGTCGGACAACAGTTTGTCACACAAAGTGTTGATATCAGTTTCGTATTCATTCATTGACTCTGGTGATAAG GAAGAAGGAGCATTTTGTGTGGAATGTGTGGTCTCCCCCTTCCTCCCCCCTTACTTTCCACCGTTTATCAGTGTGATGAGTGCCTGTCTTCTAGTGgtcgtgggggctcatggctgcagtgttctccctaagctcagcag GGGCATGTGTTTTGGtgacttttttttattctttgctttGGGAAATGGAGCTCACAATATATTCCATCCACTGCTGTTTCAAAAAGCATTGGATGTTTTGCAGCTTTGGACTTGTAAAG GggaaaagaagagaaagctATGA
- the LOC136928097 gene encoding uncharacterized protein — protein MATGSEYTEEQLRYYRICCITTDELTNGLRTIFKQEWDNRYKTTLGEWKDEPKNGQDFKNGECARNQARNQELLATMVNGNRAEWDCTMLFYAILFSDCVGRGLNAVVRSNVDDLRKFRNEVFAHLPRGHISEPKFQSAIARVQSAFQALGLSTVKIQEIRNQENFPTTHLSKVLKEVDKLKQEVKVLEDQLQSETTPFCILPPKPSHDVAARNEVAKITEALKKLKETNESRLSYLYISGNPGSGKSQLAGLVAEQIFKQSTDAFVMTLDASNLDRLLDSYVSFARHLKCSEYAVTNTLNDKDLKTEEKIAYIKSLAGTKVELYTSWLLLVDNVVSIPEVRAHLPDTGNSYWNKGQLLITAWDTTSIPPDNSFIKHMSVSKGMAPSDATSLLATISGITDDETAEKVADALDYQPLALASAATFVKLVCDSKPSSNVGWRHFLEKLDEGQLQNTETFLPNTNASYPYSMTTAIALAVEKSMSSDRVLKHAFSVISLCAPQPLNLDIVTSYVQKAQENSDMNTEGEFNEKDVIGLRIRNSSLLLLEEENGEIYVRIHQVVRHVVQRLIKKHWDTDRFQIVHVSILSLNQFIVDTKGDDYTANAFRLLVPHLRFLSKQVEASFKENDLFEAIKNKVFNLKDYSSCFRNFGHLCCVHFDLKAAKHFASLALKLVSHESMLDDAYAARAHSLMGQVLSRMGTFEEGKLHFQRSLAIELPLLGPQHPDVATSYHNLAAVLGYQGDLKEAKDCHELALAIRQQTLGPQHPHVAQSYNSLATVLRNQGALKQAKEYLERALAIMQQTLGPQHPDIASSYNNIANVLRNQGDLKEAKEYHERALAIRQQTLGPQHPDIASSCNNLANVLVGQGDLKEAKEYHERALAIRQQTLGPQHPDVATSCHNLGNIHLGQGDLKEAKEYHERALAIRQQTFGRQHPDVAISYHHLAIILQDQGDLKKAQEYRERALTIRALTYFCHKFSLITT, from the coding sequence ATGGCCACCGGATCAGAATATACAGAGGAGCAACTCAGGTACTACAGGATTTGTTGTATTACCACTGACGAGTTGACGAACGGTCTGAGAACAATTTTCAAACAGGAATGGGACAACCGCTACAAAACTACACTTGGAGAATGGAAAGATGAGCCCAAAAAcggacaagacttcaaaaacggGGAGTGTGCACGAAACCAAGCAAGAAATCAAGAACTATTAGCGACCATGGTCAATGGAAATAGAGCCGAATGGGATTGCACAATGCTGTTTTACGCTATCCTTTTTTCCGATTGTGTTGGGCGTGGTCTGAATGCAGTAGTCCGGTCAAACGTAGATGATCTGAGAAAATTCCGGAACGAAGTCTTTGCTCATTTGCCTCGAGGCCACATCTCTGAGCCAAAGTTTCAAAGTGCAATCGCCAGAGTCCAGAGTGCGTTTCAAGCTCTCGGCCTGTCAACTGTAAAGATCCAAGAaataagaaatcaagaaaatttcCCCACCACTCATTTGAGTAAGGTCTTAAAAGAAGTTGACAAGCTCAAGCAGGAAGTCAAAGTCCTTGAAGATCAATTGCAAAGTGAGACCACGCCCTTTTGCATTCTTCCGCCGAAACCTTCGCACGATGTTGCCGCGCGAAATGAGGTGGCTAAAATAACTGAAGCGTTAAAAAAACTAAAAGAGACCAACGAGAGCCGACTAAGCTACCTTTACATCTCAGGAAATCCTGGAAGTGGCAAATCTCAGTTGGCTGGCCTGGTAGCAGAGCAAATTTTCAAGCAAAGCACGGATGCATTTGTGATGACTTTGGATGCTTCAAACCTTGACAGGCTTCTAGATTCATATGTCTCTTTTGCTCGACATCTCAAGTGTTCAGAGTATGCAGTTACCAATACTCTGAATGACAAAGACCTGAAGACGGAGGAGAAGATCGCTTACATAAAGTCTTTAGCTGGTACCAAAGTGGAGCTTTACACGTCGTGGCTGTTGTTAGTTGACAATGTCGTCAGCATACCTGAGGTGCGTGCTCATTTGCCAGACACAGGAAACAGCTACTGGAATAAAGGTCAATTGCTGATCACAGCTTGGGACACCACTTCTATCCCTCCAGATAACAGTTTCATTAAACATATGTCTGTAAGCAAAGGCATGGCGCCATCTGATGCCACCTCCTTATTGGCCACCATCTCCGGTATCACTGACGATGAGACAGCAGAAAAAGTTGCCGATGCATTAGATTATCAACCTCTTGCCTTAGCAAGCGCCGCTACGTTTGTAAAACTAGTTTGCGACAGTAAACCGTCATCGAACGTGGGCTGGAGACACTTTCTCGAGAAACTTGACGAAGGCCAACTTCAAAACACTGAGACGTTTCTCCCAAACACAAATGCAAGTTACCCATATTCTATGACCACTGCGATTGCATTAGCTGTGGAAAAGTCGATGTCATCCGACAGAGTTTTAAAACACGCATTCAGTGTTATTTCCCTTTGTGCGCCACAACCATTAAACCTTGACATTGTAACAAGCTACGTTCAGAAGGCCCAGGAGAATAGCGACATGAACACAGAAGGCGAATTTAACGAGAAAGATGTCATTGGTTTGAGGATTCGCAACAGCTCGCTACTGTTACTTGAAGAAGAGAACGGCGAAATCTACGTTCGCATACATCAAGTTGTAAGACATGTCGTCCAACGTCTTATTAAAAAGCATTGGGACACTGATCGTTTTCAAATAGTTCATGTGTCCATTTTGTCTTTGAATCAATTCATAGTAGACACGAAAGGGGACGATTATACTGCCAATGCATTTAGGTTACTAGTTCCTCATTTGAGATTTCTTTCAAAGCAAGTTGAAGCTAGTTTCAAGGAAAATGACTTATTTGAAGCCATCAAAAATAAGGTTTTTAATTTGAAAGATTATTCAAGTTGTTTTAGGAATTTTGGTCATCTTTGTTGTGTACATTTCGACTTGAAAGCAGCAAAACACTTTGCTAGTTTAGCTCTAAAGTTAGTTTCCCACGAGAGTATGCTTGATGACGCTTATGCAGCACGCGCCCATTCTCTCATGGGCCAAGTACTTTCCAGGATGGGAACGTTTGAGGAGGGAAAACTTCACTTCCAACGCTCTCTCGCTATTGAGCTTCCATTGTtagggcctcaacatcctgatgtcgcaacttcttatcaCAACTTAGCTGCTGTACTTGGgtatcaaggtgacctgaaggaAGCAAAGGATTGTCATGAGcttgctcttgctattaggcaacaaactttggggcctcaacatcctcaTGTCGCACAGTCTTATAACAGCTTAGCTACTGTACTGCGTAATCAAGGTgccctgaagcaagcaaaggagtatcttGAGCGTGCTCTCGCTATaatgcaacaaactttggggcctcaacatcctgatatcgcaagttcttataacaacatTGCTAATGTACTGCGtaatcaaggtgacctgaaggaggcaaaggagtatcatgagcgtgctcttgctattaggcaacaaacgttggggcctcaacatcctgatatCGCAAGTTCCTGTAACAACTTGGCTAATGTACTTGTTGGTCAAGGTGACTTGAaggaagcaaaggagtatcatgagcgtgctcttgctattaggcaacaaactctggggcctcaacatcctgatgtcgcaacttcctGTCACAACTTAGGTAATATACATCTTGGTCAAGGTGACCTAAaggaagcaaaggagtatcatgagcgtgctcttgctattagacAACAAACTTTCGGGcgtcaacatcctgatgtcgcaatttcTTATCACCACTTAGCTATTATACTTCaagatcaaggtgacctgaagaaagCACAAGAGTATCGTGAGCGTGCTCTTACTATTAGGGCGTTAACTTATTTTTGTCACAAGTTTAGTCTTATAACgacttag
- the LOC136928109 gene encoding uncharacterized protein isoform X3, with product MAAVFSLSSAGACVLVTFFYSLLWEMELTIYSIHCCFKKHWMFCSFGLVKGKRRESYEMKQQKVTVKQRQDQVKPNKNLVIHLLDNFHIFTAHAHYDNAISAIQMASSLLSGQ from the exons atggctgcagtgttctccctaagctcagcag GGGCATGTGTTTTGGtgacttttttttattctttgctttGGGAAATGGAGCTCACAATATATTCCATCCACTGCTGTTTCAAAAAGCATTGGATGTTTTGCAGCTTTGGACTTGTAAAG GggaaaagaagagaaagctATGAAATGAAGCAACAGAAAGTAACTGTAAAGCAAAGACAAGATCAAGTAAAGCCA aacAAAAATCTTGTTATCCATCTTCTTGACAACTTTCATATTTTCACTGCCCACGCGCATTATGACAACGCCATTTCTGCAATCCAGATGGCATCAAGTCTACTATCCGGCCAATAG